In one window of Erwinia tasmaniensis Et1/99 DNA:
- the aroA gene encoding 3-phosphoshikimate 1-carboxyvinyltransferase has product MQDSLTLQPIALVDGTVNLPGSKSVSNRALLLAALAEGTTRLTNLLDSDDVRHMLDALKAIGVKYSLSADRTCCEIVGQGGPLNAKEPLELFLGNAGTAMRPLAAALCIGNGDVVLTGEPRMKERPIGHLVDALRQGGAEVEYLEQENYPPLRVKGGFSGGEVTVNGSVSSQFLTALLMAAPLAPNDTRIVIKGDLVSKPYIDITLKLMATFGVVVENNDYDTFHISGQQQYQATREYLVEGDASSASYFLAAAAIKGGTVKVTGIGRNSMQGDIHFADVLEKMGASVEWGDDYIACTRGDLNAVDLDMNHIPDAAMTIATTALFAQGTTVMRNIYNWRVKETDRLTAMATELRKVGAEVEEGHDFISITPPAKIVFAEIGTYNDHRMAMCFSLVALSSSPVTILDPKCTAKTFPDYFEQLARLSHLA; this is encoded by the coding sequence ATGCAGGATTCCCTGACGTTACAACCAATCGCCCTGGTCGACGGCACCGTTAACCTTCCTGGCTCCAAGAGCGTATCTAACCGTGCCTTATTGCTGGCAGCGCTGGCAGAGGGAACGACCCGTCTGACCAACCTGCTCGATAGTGATGACGTGCGTCATATGCTGGATGCGCTGAAGGCGATCGGCGTAAAATATTCACTGTCTGCCGACCGCACATGCTGCGAGATAGTTGGTCAGGGTGGGCCACTGAATGCGAAAGAACCGCTTGAGCTTTTCCTCGGCAATGCGGGCACCGCGATGCGCCCGCTTGCGGCAGCATTGTGTATTGGTAACGGCGATGTTGTTCTTACCGGTGAGCCGCGAATGAAAGAGCGCCCGATAGGACATTTGGTGGATGCCCTACGCCAGGGGGGGGCCGAAGTCGAGTATCTTGAGCAGGAGAATTACCCACCACTGCGTGTTAAGGGCGGGTTCAGCGGTGGTGAAGTCACGGTAAATGGTAGCGTATCCAGCCAGTTTTTGACCGCGTTGTTGATGGCCGCACCGCTGGCGCCAAATGATACCCGGATCGTGATCAAAGGCGATCTGGTTTCTAAACCTTATATTGATATCACTCTCAAGCTGATGGCGACTTTCGGCGTAGTGGTGGAAAATAACGACTATGATACTTTCCATATCAGCGGGCAGCAGCAGTATCAGGCAACGCGCGAATATTTGGTAGAAGGCGATGCATCTTCTGCTTCTTACTTTCTGGCCGCTGCGGCAATCAAAGGCGGTACGGTCAAAGTGACCGGTATTGGCCGTAACAGTATGCAGGGCGATATTCACTTTGCCGATGTACTGGAAAAAATGGGTGCCAGCGTGGAGTGGGGCGATGATTACATTGCCTGCACGCGTGGTGACCTCAACGCCGTCGATTTGGATATGAACCATATTCCCGACGCTGCTATGACCATTGCCACCACCGCATTATTTGCACAAGGCACCACGGTAATGCGCAATATTTATAACTGGCGTGTGAAAGAGACCGACCGTCTGACAGCGATGGCTACCGAGTTACGCAAAGTGGGAGCTGAAGTTGAAGAGGGGCATGATTTCATTAGTATTACTCCTCCAGCGAAAATCGTATTCGCGGAAATCGGTACTTACAACGATCATCGCAT
- the serC gene encoding 3-phosphoserine/phosphohydroxythreonine transaminase, with product MSQIFNFSSGPAMLPVEVLRRAEQELCNWRGLGTSVMEISHRSKEFIQVAEEAEKDFRDLLKIPSNYKVLFCHGGARGQFAAVPLNLLGQHGKADYVDGGYWAASAIKEAQKYCTPNVIDAKTTLNGLRAISPMNSWELSDDAAYVHFCPNETIDGIAIHETPDFGDKTVVADLSSTILSTPIDVSRYGVLYAGAQKNIGPAGLTLVVVREDLLGHARKELPSILDYTVLAENDSMFNTPPTFAWYLSGLVFKWLKEQGGVGELDKRNQAKADLLYGTIDSSDFYRNDVAVANRSRMNVPFQLADAALDKLFLEESFAAGLHALKGHRVVGGMRASIYNAMPLAGVKTLTDFMIDFERRHG from the coding sequence ATGAGTCAGATTTTCAATTTTAGCTCTGGCCCGGCTATGTTGCCGGTAGAAGTGCTTCGTCGTGCTGAGCAGGAACTTTGCAACTGGCGTGGTTTAGGAACCTCCGTAATGGAGATCAGCCACCGAAGTAAAGAATTTATACAGGTTGCTGAAGAGGCCGAAAAAGATTTTCGCGATCTGCTGAAGATCCCCTCAAACTACAAAGTTTTATTCTGTCATGGTGGTGCGCGTGGACAGTTTGCAGCGGTGCCGTTAAATTTGCTGGGGCAGCACGGCAAGGCAGATTATGTTGATGGCGGCTATTGGGCAGCCAGCGCAATCAAAGAGGCGCAAAAATACTGTACGCCAAATGTAATTGATGCAAAAACTACGCTAAATGGCCTGCGCGCGATAAGCCCGATGAACAGTTGGGAGCTCTCCGACGATGCTGCCTACGTTCATTTTTGTCCGAATGAAACTATTGACGGCATTGCAATCCATGAAACGCCTGATTTTGGCGATAAGACCGTCGTCGCAGATCTTTCCTCTACGATCCTCTCGACGCCGATTGACGTGAGTCGTTATGGCGTGCTGTACGCCGGTGCACAAAAAAATATCGGCCCTGCTGGCTTAACGTTAGTGGTGGTGCGTGAAGATTTGTTGGGCCACGCGCGCAAAGAACTGCCTTCCATCCTTGATTACACAGTGCTGGCGGAAAACGACTCAATGTTCAACACCCCGCCGACCTTTGCGTGGTATCTGTCTGGCCTGGTATTCAAATGGCTTAAAGAACAGGGGGGCGTTGGCGAGCTGGACAAACGCAATCAGGCGAAAGCCGACCTGCTGTATGGCACTATCGACAGCAGCGACTTCTACCGCAATGATGTGGCTGTTGCTAACCGTTCACGTATGAACGTGCCGTTCCAGCTGGCGGATGCCGCGCTGGATAAACTGTTCCTTGAAGAGTCATTTGCTGCTGGATTACATGCCTTAAAAGGTCATCGGGTTGTTGGTGGCATGCGTGCTTCCATCTACAACGCTATGCCATTGGCAGGTGTGAAAACGCTGACCGACTTTATGATCGACTTTGAACGTCGTCACGGCTAA
- the ycaO gene encoding 30S ribosomal protein S12 methylthiotransferase accessory factor YcaO — protein MTQTYIPGKDAALEVSIARFQQKLQDLGFNIEEASWLNPVPHVWSVHIRDRDCPLCFTNGKGASKKAALASALGEYFERLSTNYFFADFWLGQQIANGDFVHYPDEKWFPLPDDDRLPDGILDSRLRQFYDPENEVSASDLVDLQSGNAARGICALPFTRQSDRQTVYIPMNIIGNLYVSNGMSAGNTANEARVQGLSEVFERHIKNRIIAESISLPTIPQEVINRYPGVVEAIATLEAEGFPIFSYDASLGGKYPVICVVLFNPENGTCFASFGAHPDFGVALERTVTELLQGRGLKDLDVFTPPTFDDEEVAEHANLETHFIDSSGLISWDMFKDDADYAFADWSFKGSTEEEFATLMAIFKSEDQEVYIADYEHLDVYACRIIVPGMSDIYPAEDLLLANNSMGAYLRDTLLSLPESRWEQADYLSLLEQLDEDGHDDFTRVRELLGLATGKDNGWYTLRIGELKSMLALAGGDLQQALIWTEWTMEFNQSIFSAERANYYRCLQTLLLLSQEEERDPQQYYGAFVRMYGQSAVDAASAAISGEAPFYGLQNVDSDLKAFPAHQSLLAAYEKLQVAKRRHWK, from the coding sequence ATGACTCAAACTTATATCCCAGGCAAAGACGCCGCGCTGGAAGTTTCCATCGCACGCTTTCAGCAAAAATTGCAGGATCTCGGCTTCAACATTGAAGAAGCATCGTGGCTGAACCCGGTTCCACACGTCTGGTCAGTCCATATTCGCGATCGAGACTGCCCGCTATGTTTCACTAACGGAAAGGGTGCCAGCAAAAAGGCGGCACTGGCCTCTGCGCTGGGTGAATATTTTGAACGTCTGTCCACCAACTATTTCTTTGCAGATTTTTGGCTAGGCCAGCAGATCGCCAACGGCGATTTCGTCCATTATCCTGACGAGAAGTGGTTCCCATTGCCGGATGATGATCGGTTGCCCGATGGCATTCTCGATTCGCGTTTGCGTCAGTTCTATGATCCGGAAAATGAAGTTAGCGCCAGCGATCTGGTCGATCTGCAATCGGGTAATGCTGCACGCGGCATCTGTGCGCTGCCCTTTACCCGCCAGTCGGATCGGCAAACCGTCTATATTCCGATGAATATTATCGGCAATCTGTATGTGTCAAATGGTATGTCGGCGGGAAATACCGCCAACGAAGCGCGTGTACAGGGCCTTTCAGAGGTGTTTGAACGCCATATTAAGAACCGTATTATCGCCGAATCCATCAGCCTGCCAACCATTCCACAAGAAGTCATTAACCGCTATCCCGGCGTAGTGGAAGCAATTGCCACGCTTGAAGCAGAAGGTTTCCCTATCTTCTCTTATGATGCTTCACTAGGCGGTAAGTATCCGGTGATCTGCGTAGTGTTGTTCAACCCTGAAAACGGTACCTGTTTTGCCTCGTTCGGGGCGCATCCTGACTTTGGCGTGGCCCTGGAACGTACCGTCACCGAACTGTTACAAGGGCGCGGCCTGAAAGATCTGGACGTCTTTACTCCGCCAACCTTCGATGACGAGGAAGTGGCCGAGCATGCCAACCTGGAGACGCATTTCATCGACTCAAGCGGGCTGATTTCCTGGGATATGTTTAAGGACGATGCCGATTACGCCTTTGCGGACTGGAGCTTTAAAGGTTCGACTGAAGAAGAATTTGCCACGCTGATGGCGATCTTTAAGTCGGAAGATCAGGAAGTTTATATCGCGGATTATGAGCATCTCGATGTTTACGCTTGCCGTATCATCGTTCCGGGCATGTCAGATATCTACCCGGCAGAAGATCTGCTGCTGGCCAATAACAGTATGGGCGCTTACCTGCGTGACACCCTTCTTAGCCTGCCGGAAAGCCGCTGGGAACAGGCAGACTATCTGTCGCTGCTAGAACAGCTGGATGAAGATGGCCACGACGACTTCACGCGTGTGCGCGAACTGCTTGGCCTGGCAACCGGTAAAGATAACGGTTGGTATACGCTGCGTATTGGAGAGCTCAAGTCCATGCTCGCCCTGGCGGGCGGAGATCTGCAACAGGCGCTAATTTGGACCGAATGGACTATGGAGTTCAACCAGTCAATTTTCAGTGCAGAACGAGCAAACTACTACCGCTGTCTGCAGACACTACTGCTGCTAAGCCAGGAAGAAGAACGCGACCCGCAGCAGTACTATGGTGCCTTCGTACGTATGTATGGTCAGAGCGCGGTAGATGCGGCATCGGCCGCTATTTCGGGTGAAGCACCGTTCTATGGTTTACAGAACGTAGACAGCGATCTGAAAGCATTCCCGGCGCATCAGTCTCTGCTGGCTGCCTATGAAAAACTGCAGGTCGCTAAGCGCCGTCACTGGAAATAA